Part of the Leptolyngbya sp. KIOST-1 genome, GACTTCTAGGCGGGGAAGAGAGAGGTGGCAGCCTCTCAAATCCCCTGAGACATCCCTCTTAGCACAGGTAAGTGAGATGCCCTTAGGAGCCATTCTAAGCTAGCGTCTTGTTTTACCCTCACCTGGGACCGCTAGAGCGTTCCCCGTTTTCCTTAACCCGAAAACGGAGAAACCGTCCATGTATCAACCCAACGCCGGAGACCTGACCGTCTCCACCCCGTTCCGGCTGCCCACCTACCAGCCCGATCGCCTCTGCCACATCCTGCTGGGCGACTACGCCGCCGTCGTCGGTGCTATCAACCAGATGGAGGTGTTGCGCTATTGCGACAGAATCGCCTGGCTTGACCCCATCCCCACCGGGCGCAGCGGCGAATACATCAGCCTGATGTCGCGGCGGATTGCCCCACAGGAGTAGGCACGAGTAAGCCAGCGGGGGCAGCGGTAGCCAGATTTGCCCCCGCCGGTGAGCAATGGATCTCGGCCCCGCCGATGCCACCTACGTACGCTTTGCGCTTTATCAACGCAGGGAAGCCCAGTTCGGCAATCTGCCAGCTCTATCGTCAGAATCCCTACTACCTGAGGGTTTCTTGGCCTGAGGCCGTCAACGCTTGGGAAAGTACCGCTGAATCAACTTCTCCGAGCCGCCGAAGCGGCGCAGCGCCTCCGGTAAATCTGGGCGGCGTACCTCCAGCAGGTTGCGAATCGCTTTGACCTGCTCGTTGCGAGGGGACGCGGCTTTGGCTAGCGTAATGCGCTCCTGATAGCGCTGTTTCTCGTCGGCGGTGAGTGATACATCTTCTTCAAAGTACAGCGCCAGGTATTGAAACCCAGAGTTAAAGTCAGCGGTGCTCTGCTGTAGGTCATCGGTGACATCAGCCCAAAATCGAGCGGTTTTGCCCGTCTGACCAGCAGCAATTTGATTGCGGGCGTACTTGATCAGCAGGTTGTACAACTGCTTGATATCCACGGTGGGCAGCGCCGAAATGTCGGTGCGGCTGTTCAGCACCACCACAAACCCCAGGCCAAACCCCAGGGCCTGCCCCCACAGTTTGAGGTCAATGGGGGGCCGGGTTTGGAGGTCGACCAGCAGCCAAAACAGCCCCGCTGGAATGGCAAACTGCAAAAAGGCCCAGAACCAAAACCCAGGACTGCGGAGGGGTTGGAAGAAGGGCAGGCGACGACATTCCTTCAGCAGCTCGTCGATCGCCACGGCAATATTGAGCAGCCCTGGGAGGGCTGCCACCACCAACCAGGCTCCCCACGTCGATATCCACTGACTCACGCCCGGTACTCCATCAAGCCTGGTCGCGGTGGAACTCAATCACGGGGTTGAGTTTGAAATAGCCCTTGGCGGTGAGGGTGAGAAAGGTTTGGTCATCGAGCGGGGCCGATTTGTGGGGGTATATCCCAACCAGCGGCAGCACCATGGTCAAAAAGCCGCTGGTCAGCGGGCTAACGTAGCCGCTGGTGCGCAGTCGATTGCACAGCTTCCGCACCTGGTCGAGCCCCAGATTGAGCCCGTAGGAGAGGTTTTCGAGGGTGGCGGGCCTGCGCTCTAGCTCCTTCATCAGCAGCACGGAGAGGGGGTCGAGGGTGGCCACGGTGCGCTGGAGCGATCGCAAAAATGGCTGTAGTTCCGGCTGATGGCCCCCCTGCCCCCTCAGCACCCGCTGGGCCGCACTGCGAAAGTCGTCGGCGCTGAGGATGGGCACCGCCACCTGCTCCAGAGCCAGAGCAGCGGTGCTGCTGGCTCCATGGGGGCCGGGCTGCCAGCCCTTGGCCCGCTCCTGGCTGCGGTACTGCTCTTGCAGGGTGAGCCGGGCCATGTCGTAGTGCTGGTGCAGGTCGGGGTGCTGGGTGACTAACTCGCGCAGTTGACTCACGGCATTGGGATCGTGGGCCTCTAGCGCCTGGCCGAGGGCCTGCACCTGCTGGTGCAACTCGATGGGCAGCTCGGTTTCGAGCTTGGCCAGGGCGATCAGGCAGGCTTCTAGGGTGAGGGCATCAGTGGCTTTCATCGCAGAACCCGCTGAGAATAAAGGCTGCCCAAAAGTAAGGGTCGCTGTAAGGATCTTGTTTTAATCCTACTCTATCGGCATTGGTCTGGAGTTCTTGAATTTCAATAGCCAGGGCATCGTAAACACTGCCATCGGCGGCTTTAAGATCCGCAGTGAGGTGGGTCTGTAGCCAGGTGGCTAGATCTGCATAGGTGACCCCGCGCAGCCAGGTCTGTGCTCGATGCAGCGCCACCGCCGGGGAAGCCCCAGCCAAGAGCTGCTCGTAGAAATACACCATCAACCAGGCGTTGGACACCGACTCCACCGTCCACAGGGTGCTGAGCACGGCGCTGGCTCCGGCTTTGAGAAAGGCGCTGGCCAGCCCCACGTACTCGGCCTGGATGGTCTCGGTGCCCGTCACCGCTGTTTCGCAGGCGGCCAGGCTGACCAGGCCGCAGCCCCCAAGTTTCAGGCTCCGGATGGTCTCGACGGTGAGCTGGTCGGTGCCCGCCAGGGCCAGGGCCGACTGGCGGGGTTGGCGATCGTCAAAGAAGCCGTGCCCAGTGAGGTGGGTCAGGGGAGCCCCCGCCTCCAGCGCTGCTGTCACCCTGGCCTGGGTGGCCTCGTCGGCGGCGATGCGGGTGGCCTGGGCAAAGCCCTGGGCAATCAGCGCCGACTCGATTTCGGCAAACACCAGGGGGGCCAGCTCGGCGTTGGCGGGTTCTTCGATGCTGAGCAGGGGCGTTTGGGGAGTGACGGGCCAGAAGGGAGCCCGCTGCCCCAGGGCCAGCCCCACCTGGGCACTGGGCAGGTGGGTGATGGTAAAGGGCGGGGTGAACAGGCTGGGCAGGGGCAGCCGATGCAGGTGGCGGTGGGGCACCAGCCGCAGGTGGGTAATGCCCGCCTGGGTCAGGGTTTGCTCCAGGGCGGGGATGTCTAGAATCTCCCGCAGGGTGGCCAGCCGCCCCGGCACGTTTTGTCGCCAGGGGTGCTGCTGCCGCTGCCAGGCGTCTACGGTTTTGCCCTTGGCGCGGTAGTCGGTGTAGTCGGCATCCCAGGCTTTGAGCCAGGTTTCTAATTTTTGGGAGGTCTGTACTGAGGCGGTGATGGATGGCTCTGGGTGGCCGGGCAGCACCACAAAGCGGGTGAGGGCATCGGGGCTGAGGTGCCACTGCACCAAGGCAGTGGAGCCGTGGGCCAGGGCGGCAATCTCGGCTGCGCTGGGGCTGGGGACGGTGTCTTGCCAGGTAGCCAGCAGCCAGGTGAGGGTGCGGTTTTTGTAGCGATCGGCGGCCTCCAGGGCGGCGGCGGTGGAGCCCTGCTGCACCAGCAGGTCTACGGCCAGTTGGCTAAAGCCGGAGAACTGTAGCTCTAGCTGCTCTCGCTGGCGGGGGGAGGTTTGGCTGTTGAGCAGGGTGCGAAAGACCGCTAGCCCCTGCTCCCGCAGCCGCGCCGCCTGGGCGGCATCGCCCAAACCCAGGTGGGCGCGAATGGCGTCTTGCAGCACCTGCAAATGTTCCCGGGGAAACGCCGCCGCCGTGAGTGTGGCGAGCGCCTGGCTGTACTCGCCAATGGCCTGCCGAAAAAAGTGGTTGGCCTGCTCGGTAAAGCGCCCGTGAAAAAAGTGGGCCCGCCCCATGACTCGGTGCAACTCCCCCCAGCCCAGAGGGTCTAGGAGGGGATTAACCTGCCGTAACCCCATTTGGTAGGCGGCAATCTGCCCTGGATAGCCCCGCTGGTCGAGGGCAGGGTCTTGCAGCGTCGCTGGCAGAGTCAGACGCACAGAGGTGTGGCACCGCTCAGACGCCCCGGCTGCACTTCCTCGGTTTATCCAGGCTTCGTGATAGTCGGGTTTGATGGCTAATGCAGCATCGCAACACGTGATCGCTGTCTCGTACTGGAAAAAGTAAAGCAGCGAATTTCCTTTGTTGTTAAGCGCTTGATACAAGTCGGGATTTATAGTTAACGCGGCATCGTAGCAGGCGATTCCTTCAGATAGCCTCGCTAACGACCCTTCTAATCGTCCCAAATCACACAGAGCAACTCCCTTATTGTAAAGCGTTTCGTAAGCGTCGGGTTTGAGGTTTAGGGCAGCATTGCAGCAGTTGATCGCTTTTTCATACTGACCCAGGGCATACAGCGCATTCCCTTTCTTGGAGAGCGCTTCGTGATCGTCAGCTTTTAGGGCTAAGGCGGCATCAAGGCAAACGATCATAGCCTCATATCGGCCCAGCGCATGCAGAGCAATTGCTTTGTTAGATAAAGTATCGTGTCTATTGGGATTAAGAGCTAAGGCGCCATCGTAGCAGGTGATCGCCGCCTCGTGCTGGCCCAAGGCCGTTAGCGCATTCCCTTTGTTGGATAGCGCGTTGTGGTCGCTGGGATTGAGGGCTAAGGCGGCATCGTAGCAGATGATCGATCCCTTGATATCTCCAGCCGCAGACATTAAAACACCCTTGACTCCCCAGGCTTGATAGTAGTTTGGGAAAGCTTGTGTAGTGTGTTCTATAGCAGTCATTGCCCCAGCTATATCGCCGTTTTGATAAGTCTGAATAGCTTTTTTAACTAACTTTTCAGCGGTTTGCTCAGCGCCTGTTGGGGCATTCTCTACAGATCGAGGCCCATTTGCAGAAGATTGGGCAATTACTGCTTGATCTGACAACGGTTTTTCACCATCTGGAGTCTTATCCCGCAGCAGCTCCCGCCCGATCGCCCCCGCCAGCACCCCCAACTCCCCACAGCCCATCTCCCCCAGCCGCACCATCCGCCCCGCCAGTTCCCGGTTGGGCTCCGGCGACCTCAGCAGGCGCGTATAGCCAAACCGCCGCAGCCAGTCCGCAAAGCGGCGATCATACACCCGATCCCCCAGGTGGGCCAGCACCTGGGCCTCGCCCCACCCCGCCGCCAGACCATCCATCGCCTGCATCCACAAAAACTCATAGCCCGTGTCATCCAGCGGGGGCAGGGGCGGCGGGGCGGGCGGGGCAGGCGGGGCAAACCACCGCCGCCACCGCCGCCGAAGCCATTGCCAGAGTCGATGCAGCATGGAGAAAGAGTGAAGGCAGAAGGATAACAGAAGCGCTAAGCCAGTTTAATTTAAGCAGCTAGCGTCCTAAAGCGGTGTCCATCCTTTGTCACCACGACAAACGCCTTCGACAATGCCACCGTCGAGTATTGAGCAATGACCCGCTTCAGCTCACCATGCACAGCCTCCAGGGTAGAGGGCACCATTCGCAGATAAATTACCCCTGTACCGAGCGATCGTACAAAAACCAAATTGCCATAGTCTCGATCACGAGTGATCAAAATTCTTTCCTGCGCCTGAGCTGTGCTGAGTATTGCCTCATCTTTGGCCTGGGACATACCCAGTTCTGCCACACGAACTAGGTCGTGTCCCTCGTCTCGCAAAAATCGCTCTGTCTTGGCGTAGACATCCTGATCTAGCAAAAATCTCATATCGCAGCCGGTACAAGGTTTATGTCCTCAGCCGCAATCAGAGCAATAGCGTAGCGCAAACAGGCTTGAATATCTTCAGCCGATAACTCTGGATAGTAGTCGGCGGTAATCTCCTCGAAAGAAAGCCCTTCGGTCAAAAGCTCTAGAACGTTTTGCACGGTAATGCGAGTCCCCGCTACACAGGGCTTACCAAAATGAATTTGAGGATCAACTGAAATTCTATCCATATCGCCCTAGGCTCCTTGATTAGAACAACGTTTTCAGCCAGCTAGATGCGATCGGCAAACCCAAGCGTTGTTTCACTTCTTCCCAGGTTGAACCAGCAGTTGGGTCTTGTTGATACTGCCCTAACCGCCGATCCAACTCTTGCTCTTGAGCCTCGCTTAACACTAACTCTTCTGAATTGTCCAGAATGCTGTCCCAAAGGTCTTCAGCCAGTTGGATACGCTCAGCAATGCTGAGTTCCGAGATATCGAGCTTCAGGAGAGGATGATTGCCCATTGGTCAGTACACAGTAGGGGTTGTGCGTCTTACCCACTCTAGCCTAAGGCACACTACCTAAAGCCGTCGAGAACTAGAATGCCTATTAATACACAGCAGAGTAGTCCGTCTTCCCCAACCGCACCATTTGCGCCCCTAGCTTCCGATTTGGCTCTAGCGACTTCAGCAGGTGCGTATAGCCAAACCGCCGCAGCCAGTCCGCAAAGCGGCGGTCATGCACCCGCTCCCCCAGGTGAGCCAACACCTGGACCTCACCCCATCCCTCCGCCAGGCCATCTATCGCCCGCATAAACAAAAACTCGTAGCCCGTGTCATCCAGCGGTGGCGGGGGCGGCGGGGCAGGCGGGGCAAACCACCGCTGCCACAGGTGCCGAAGCCATTGCCAGCGTCGGTGCAGCATGGAGAAAGGATGAAGGCAGCAGGATAAAAGAAGCGCTGGGCCAATTTAATTTAAGCAGCTAGCGTTCTAAAGCGGTGTCCATCCTTTGTCACCACGACAAACGCCTTCGACAATGCCACCGTCGAGTATTGGGTAATGACCCGATTCAGCTCACCATGCACAGCCTCCAGGGTAGAGGGCACCAGATGCGATCGCCCCATGGGCACGCAAGCTTTGCCCATCCTTCGCCTGTCGCGCCCTTGACCCTACACTCCACTGGAGTGTTTACCCTAGGGTAGAGAACGCAGAAGGAGAGCGACCCATGGCAACCAACCGAACCCTGGCATCGGTGCTGGCCCTGGCGGCCCTGGTGCCCCTGGCGGCCTGCGCTGGCGGTTCCAGAGACGCGCAGCAAAGCGACCTCCAGGGGGGCCACCACGACCACCACGCCACGATGCACGGCGACGCCCATGGGGGCCACGACCACGCCATGGATCTCGGCCCCGCCGATGCCACCTACGACCTGCGCTTCATCGACGCCATGATCCCCCACCACGAGGGGGCTGTAACCATGGCCGAAGCCGCCCTCCAGCACTCCCAGCGGCCCGAAATCCGCCAACTGGCGGAGGAGATCATTGCTGCCCAGGATGCGGAAATTGCCCAGATGCAGCAGTGGCGCGCCGCCTGGTATCCCGACGCCCCTGCCGAGCCGATCGCCTACCACGCCGCCATGAACCATGACATGCCTATGACCAAGGAAATGATCGCCGCCATGCGGATGGATGTGGACCTGGGTGGGGCCGACGACGAGTTTGACCTGCGCTTTATCAACGCCATGATCCCCCACCATGTGGGAGCGGTGGATATGGCGGCAGACCTGCAACAAAAGAGCACCCGGCCCGAACTGCTGGCCCTGGTCGACGACATCATTAGCTCCCAGCAGGCGGAGATCGACCAGATGGAGCAGTGGCGGCAGGCCTGGTACGGGCAGTAGGCTTTAATTTAGTGACAACTGACTACTCCAGCCACTGCTTGACGCGGGCCAGGTTCTTCCAGTCGGGTTTGCGGGAGAGACCGTCGTCAATGCTCTGCATCACTTCGGTGCGCAGGTCATCGGCCACAGCCATGACCTGGCTGGCGATTTCGACATGCTCGCGCACGCCGGGTTTGCCCGCGTCTAGCATAGCCACCGCCAGGTTGACCCGTCCTTGGGGGTCCTGGGGGTTGAGCTTGACCGATTTTTGGGCTGCCTTGAGGCCAGCGTTAGGTTTGTCGGTGAGCAGGTAGAGCCAGGCCAGGCAGGCCCAGGCGGCGCTGCTCTTGGGGGCGCGATCGCACACCTCTTTAAAGACCGAAATCAGTTCGGTGGGGTCTTCGCCTTTTTTGTAGCGCTCAATGCCCTCATCAAACAGGGCTTCTACAGTTTGGGTCATGGTCGGTCAATGTCTGGGCCAACATCTAGCTAACCACGAATGGTGGCCAGGCGGGAAATAGGAGGGTACAAGGTGTACGATCTGCGGTCTATGGCAAACCGTGCACCATGTACCGTGTACCGCAGGCCGCAACTACGCGCCGAAGGATTTGCCGCAGCCGCAGGTCTGCACAGCGTTGGGGTTGGTGAACTGGAAGCCGCCGCCGATTAGGGCGTCGCTGTAGTCGAGCATGAGGCCGTAGAGGTACAGCAGGCTCTTTTTGTCGCAGATCACCTGGAAGCCGTCGTAGTCGTAAACTTCGTCGTGCTCGT contains:
- a CDS encoding DUF305 domain-containing protein; the encoded protein is MATNRTLASVLALAALVPLAACAGGSRDAQQSDLQGGHHDHHATMHGDAHGGHDHAMDLGPADATYDLRFIDAMIPHHEGAVTMAEAALQHSQRPEIRQLAEEIIAAQDAEIAQMQQWRAAWYPDAPAEPIAYHAAMNHDMPMTKEMIAAMRMDVDLGGADDEFDLRFINAMIPHHVGAVDMAADLQQKSTRPELLALVDDIISSQQAEIDQMEQWRQAWYGQ
- a CDS encoding CHAT domain-containing protein, whose protein sequence is MLHRLWQWLRRRWRRWFAPPAPPAPPPLPPLDDTGYEFLWMQAMDGLAAGWGEAQVLAHLGDRVYDRRFADWLRRFGYTRLLRSPEPNRELAGRMVRLGEMGCGELGVLAGAIGRELLRDKTPDGEKPLSDQAVIAQSSANGPRSVENAPTGAEQTAEKLVKKAIQTYQNGDIAGAMTAIEHTTQAFPNYYQAWGVKGVLMSAAGDIKGSIICYDAALALNPSDHNALSNKGNALTALGQHEAAITCYDGALALNPNRHDTLSNKAIALHALGRYEAMIVCLDAALALKADDHEALSKKGNALYALGQYEKAINCCNAALNLKPDAYETLYNKGVALCDLGRLEGSLARLSEGIACYDAALTINPDLYQALNNKGNSLLYFFQYETAITCCDAALAIKPDYHEAWINRGSAAGASERCHTSVRLTLPATLQDPALDQRGYPGQIAAYQMGLRQVNPLLDPLGWGELHRVMGRAHFFHGRFTEQANHFFRQAIGEYSQALATLTAAAFPREHLQVLQDAIRAHLGLGDAAQAARLREQGLAVFRTLLNSQTSPRQREQLELQFSGFSQLAVDLLVQQGSTAAALEAADRYKNRTLTWLLATWQDTVPSPSAAEIAALAHGSTALVQWHLSPDALTRFVVLPGHPEPSITASVQTSQKLETWLKAWDADYTDYRAKGKTVDAWQRQQHPWRQNVPGRLATLREILDIPALEQTLTQAGITHLRLVPHRHLHRLPLPSLFTPPFTITHLPSAQVGLALGQRAPFWPVTPQTPLLSIEEPANAELAPLVFAEIESALIAQGFAQATRIAADEATQARVTAALEAGAPLTHLTGHGFFDDRQPRQSALALAGTDQLTVETIRSLKLGGCGLVSLAACETAVTGTETIQAEYVGLASAFLKAGASAVLSTLWTVESVSNAWLMVYFYEQLLAGASPAVALHRAQTWLRGVTYADLATWLQTHLTADLKAADGSVYDALAIEIQELQTNADRVGLKQDPYSDPYFWAAFILSGFCDESH
- a CDS encoding addiction module protein, whose protein sequence is MGNHPLLKLDISELSIAERIQLAEDLWDSILDNSEELVLSEAQEQELDRRLGQYQQDPTAGSTWEEVKQRLGLPIASSWLKTLF
- a CDS encoding DUF433 domain-containing protein, coding for MDRISVDPQIHFGKPCVAGTRITVQNVLELLTEGLSFEEITADYYPELSAEDIQACLRYAIALIAAEDINLVPAAI
- a CDS encoding tetratricopeptide repeat protein, which gives rise to MTQTVEALFDEGIERYKKGEDPTELISVFKEVCDRAPKSSAAWACLAWLYLLTDKPNAGLKAAQKSVKLNPQDPQGRVNLAVAMLDAGKPGVREHVEIASQVMAVADDLRTEVMQSIDDGLSRKPDWKNLARVKQWLE
- a CDS encoding HesB/IscA family protein, producing the protein MAQATEQTRGILMSETALRHVKALQESQGNKALCLRVGVRQGGCSGMSYTMDFEDPTNINEHDEVYDYDGFQVICDKKSLLYLYGLMLDYSDALIGGGFQFTNPNAVQTCGCGKSFGA
- a CDS encoding DUF5615 family PIN-like protein, which codes for MRFLLDQDVYAKTERFLRDEGHDLVRVAELGMSQAKDEAILSTAQAQERILITRDRDYGNLVFVRSLGTGVIYLRMVPSTLEAVHGELKRVIAQYSTVALSKAFVVVTKDGHRFRTLAA